The following nucleotide sequence is from Peribacillus sp. ACCC06369.
GCGGTCTGCGGCACCAGTTGATTTAAAGTAATCATTTCAATTTGATCTCGCTGATTAGAATCATGTTTAGCAAGCATCCTCATCACCTCAAGTTCAAATAATTCTATTTTAAAACAATAAAGACTTTAGGCAAAAGGGTTCTATCTAAAAGTTAAAACTAAGTAAATTGGAGCGGAAGGTGCGAGACTCCTGCGGGAAAAGCGCGTCCAGGGGGAGACCCCGCAGGCGCAAAGGCGCCGAGGAGGCTCCCGGACCGCCCGCGGAAAGCGAGTGCCTGGAGCGGAAATCAACGTCCAAATTGTACAAGCAATAAAAAAACTGTAGGCAAACTCGATTTTCATTGAGTTTGCCTACAGTCTGGGTGCTTCACCATGTGAAACACCCTTTGAAGATGATGCTGTTAATCCCAAACACTAATTCTAGGAACTCCAGCAGTTCTTAAATAGTCCAATAATTGACCAGTATGTACAGACTCATGATAAGCGATTCTTAGCAACATGTCTCCTAAATCCCTGATATATCCTACATTAGAGCGATCAATTTTAATATTGGATAAGTCGTCTTCGCTAAAGGATACTATTGTTTCCAAAAAATCACGCCTGTAAGGTTCGGCAAAGTTTAATTCCGCTTCTACAGAGATAAGTGGCTGTTTTTCAAATGGTGATTCGTAAACTGGTAAGCTACCTTGATTTTTAATAGATAAATGATAGTAATGCTCACTATCAAGGACATGTCTAACCATTTCTAAACAGCTCATTGCCTTGTCGTCTGGTTTCCAATGGAGTGTGTCTTTAGGTATTGAAGTCCATAGTTTAATGTTTCTTCTTCTAACCTCTTCCATATTTAAGATGATTAGTTCTATCGATTTCATAATTATCTCCCCTTTAAGCAGGTATACAATCACTATACACGAATGAGTGCTGAAGATATGGGGTGATTTTGAAAATATAGAAAAAAATTTACATTCTGTTGAGGTATAAAATCATTGCGTATTTCTTCTAATATGTGCAGCACCGCTCCTGTTTTATTCAATGAAGATAAACGTATGATATGGTTAACCAGCTTTTACTGGTTGACCTTTTTAATGGGAACTCAAATATCAAGACAAGGTAAGACATACGGGCGGATGGTTTCATTCTATTGAATTGTACGTGACTACATGTAGAAAAGGGCAGTTCAATGAAGCAACCTAGAGAGGGTCAGATCATGATAGGGTATTAAATGGTCGAAGAGACTACAGGGAAAATGCCTATGAATCCATGTAGAATTTACAGGCGATTTCTTTCCGTAGTTTTTCATTGCAGGGAATAACAAAAGATTCATATATTCGGGGTAATCTTCTATTCCTTATTAGTACCAGACAGAGAATTCCAGTTAATGAATGGTAAAACAGAATGTATTTTAATCGATTTTTCTTCTTATTTACGCTATAAGGGGCAGTAGGCCCTTTTTAAATCAGGGATTGAATTAGAATGTCATCATGATAAATTAAAATCGGTTTAAATCCAAGGCCTTTAAACTTTTGCAATGCTTCAGGGTTATTTTTGTTCACAAAACCGGACACTACAAGGATTCCTTTTTTTCTCACATATGCTACTAATTCTGGTAAAAGGGATTGCAGAATTCCCTTTCCTCTATATTTCTTGTCAAGGATTACATAATTAATATGAGCAACTTTATATAAATAAAGATTATAACAAAGAAACCCCACTACTTTACCTTTATCATTACAAATCACAAGTACCTTGTGTGACTTTTGCAAAATTTCATTCGCTTTATCGGACGAAACCCGAAAATTTTTTACCGTAATATCAGTTAATTTCTTTATATCTTTTTTAGGTTTCCAGTCTCGAAAAAAATACATCATAACTTCTCCTTATCTCTATTAGATATAACAGTTATTCACTAGAAATATATAGCTGGTACATGTAAATACATAACCAAAAATCAGAAAACAGTATTTTAACAGGGAATCCCTTTAGAATAGTCCAAAGGGATTCCCTATTAATTTCAAAAAAGCATCCTTCTAATCCCTTTCAAATTCCTTGATAGAAGTGGGTTCCTTGATTGAAGTACCTCTATTATTGTTTAAAAAATTTTCTAAGACTCTTCTCAAGGCAGTCCTACGGCTGCTATTGCCAGTTCCAGAATTACCAGTTCCGGAATTACCAGTTCTTCTTAGTTTTTTGTTTGACACTGAAATCATCCCTTTGTTTTATAATTTTCCACATTACTAATTTATGTGTAATTTTCCCTTTTGCTTGGACAAGTTCATCAATTATTGCTCAGCGGTATGTTATGTATTCGTGCTACCATTCAATGTAATAATATGGTATAATCTTTGTGAATTAATTCACAAAAAAGGGTGTCACTGGTTATTATTCGTACTATTAACTCATAAGAGAAAGTGGGTTGGTTATATGCTGAAGAAAGTGGTTTTAGCGGGCGGGACTGGTTTTGTCGGTCAATACTTTGAAAGGCATTTCAGGAATTTGGGGTATGAGGTAAGGATCATCTCCAGGCAAACCCCTCATATTGGCTGGGAAGATAAAGAAGGAATAAGGGAAACGATCGATAATTCGGATATGTTAATCAACTTAGCAGGAAAAACGGTCAATTGCCGCTATAATGTCAAGAATAAGCAAGAAATATTGGATTCACGAACTGATACGACTGAAGTGCTCGGACAGGCGATCGAACAATGTGAAAATCCACCTTCACTATGGATAAACTCAAGTACGGCAACGATATACAGGCATGCTGAAGATAAACCAATGACGGAAGAGGATGGTGTGATCGGTTCAGGCTTTTCCGTTGATGTAGCTAAAGCATGGGAGCGCTCATTTTTCGATTTCCAATTACCCAAGACGAGACAAATTGCTTTACGGATCGCCATTGTATTGGGCGATGGGGGAGTGATGACCCCTTATAGGAATTTGGTTAAATTCGGCCTGGGAGGCCATCAAGGATCAGGAAATCAGAAATTCAGTTGGATACATATAGAAGATTTATTTAATATTGTCCTTTTTTTGAGAAAGAATGAGGAATTGAGCGGGGTATTCAATTGTTCTTCACCGCATCCAGTTACAAATCGCGAATTAATGGCCCATTTGAGAAAAATCATGAATAAAAAGATAGGAATGCCATGCCCAACACCCATGCTTGAAATGGGGGCTTTCTTTATGGGGACCGAAACGGAATTGATATTAAAAAGCCGCTGGGTCATACCTGAGAGGTTGGAAAAGGAAGGGTATGCATTTAAATTCCATCATCTTGAAGAAGCACTTGAACAGATACTGAGGAGCACTAATTAAGGGTATAAAATACCGGAGATTGATTGCTATAATGATAGATATAAGATCAATAATGGAGGGGAATCATAAATGAATATGACTCCATCTGAAAAAGTCGGAAGATTCACAACAGGGATATTTTCAGAGTTGGCTACCCGCAAGCAGGAAGCAATGAAAAGAGGGATGGATGTTATCGATTTGAGTGTAGGAAGTCCGGATTTACCACCGCCTGATTTTGTAGTGGAAACGCTTGTGAAATATGCGAAGGATCCAAATTCCTACGGGTATACGTTAAAAGGTACTCCTGAGTTCCATGAAGCAGTCCGTTATTTTTATCAGCAGCGGTATGGAGTGGAGCTGGATGCAGAAAAGGAAGTCCTTCAACTGATGGGATCCCAGGATGGACTTGCACACTTGGCAACGGCGATGATAAACCCGGGAGATTATGTGCTGGTGCCAGATCCGGGATATCCAATTTATGAAGCGAGTGTAGAGCTTGCCGGCGGAATCATTCATCCGATGCCGCTTACTGCCGATAACGGATTCCTCCCCCAGCTCAACGAAATTCCGGATGAAATAGTGCAAAAAACGAAAATGATGATCATCAGTTATCCAGGAAATCCTGTCACCTCCCTTGCTGATGAAGTTTTCTTTTCAGAAGTCATATCGTTTGCGGAAAAGAATGAAATCTTGGTGGTTCACGATTTTGCTTATTCTGAGTTGATTTTTGATAATCATCCACAAATTAGTTTTATGTCCATTCCGGGTGCCAAGGAAGTAGGAATTGAATTTAATTCACTTTCCAAAACATTTAATATGGCCGGATGCCGCATTGGGTATGCGGTCGGCAATCGCGATGCGCTGAACATTCTGGGAACTTTGAAATCACACATCGATTATGGGGTCTTTTATCCTATCCAAAAAGCTGCCGAAATGGCGCTTACTTCCAACCTTTCGCTGCTATCCGATCAGGTTAAGGAATACGAGTCCCGTCGAGATGCCTTGATATCAGGCCTTGCCGATGGGGGATGGCATGTCCCGAAAACCTCAGCCACGATGTTTATTTGGGCCCAAATTCCAGCTGGGTGGAAATCACGCGATTTTTCCTATGCATTGATCGAAAAAGCAGGGGTTACAGTCGTCCCCGGAGATGCTTTCGGGAAGCAGGGTGAAGGGTATGTCCGGATGGCTTTGGTCCAACCGGTTGAGAGATTGACGGAAGCTGCTGAACGGATTCGATGGTTTTTGAAGGGGAATTGAGTGGAATTCTAGCAGTTGAAAGGAAAAGTGAAGGTTCGAGTATTAAATAACTCTAAGGATTTAATCTCATTCAAATATGAAAAGCATCTATCATGCCTATCGTTTTATTTACATTCATTCAATATGTTCAGGATATAAGAACGCTCGATCACGGATCGAACGTTCTTTCTTTTTGTTTTCTCCCGCTTAAATATTTTTTCGTGATTTTATTTAAAATGAAATTAGCTGATGTAGCAGAGATTGCAGCAAGTATCATTAAAGGCATTTGCGAACGTTGAACAAAAATGACCTCATGGGATAATGTACCGCCGATCTGACCTGTTCCCGAAAAATCCGGGTCATAAGCAGCAGCTAGAATCAGTCCGGTTAATACTTGCAATATCATGAATATCAATAAGAAACAAATCGTGAAAAGTAGATACTTTTTCATCCTTACTTTACACCTCCTCAATCATTTATGGATTCCCTGTTTGGGAGTTCCTGCTATTTACACTTTCCGTAATTAAAATGGGTTTCTCTCAATCTCTCTCATACCTTTTCATTCTGACTTTCGAAAGAGGGTGTTCCTATATCCAGTTTAACTTCACTTGAAAGATCTTGTTTATGGTTGCGAATTGGATATCTTTAACATATACTGTGTATATAGATATAAACACTATAACAATTTGAAAGGAGCATGCGTACATGGATACGTGGAAAGACGCTTTCTGGTTAGCAAAAATGGAATGGAAAAAATCTTGGATCGGGATCCTCAGTTTGCTTTTGATACTTATTGCGATTGCATTTATGTATACGGTTGTGTGGAAAGATGGAGATAAACTACCCTCTATCTTCATTGATATTGCTTTCCTGCTGTTATTTGGTTTGGTTCCATATACGATTAGATCGAAAGAATTACAGTATCAAAAGGTGGATGGGGAAATCTGGGGTTCGCCATTTTTCATGATGTTAAATACCCTGCCTATAGAAAAAGAAGTGTTGATGAAGAGTCGCTTAGTTCAAGCACTGTTTCCCAGCCTGCCTTTTCAACTATTGTTCTTGATCTTATTTTCTCCTAGGTTTCTCGAAACGATGAGCATTATTGAATACCTTGCGTTTATGCTCATCTGGCTGGTTTTTGGGATATCATCTGCCTTCACGTTCGCGGCAAGCGATGTAGGAGACAGGATCACTCCAATGATGCTGTTAATGTGGGGTGTCATCATATATGGGGGAGTCACGTTAATTCTCGTATGGCTTTACGTGAAAACTGATACAGGGATCGTTGGCTTATCGATGGAAGCAGCGAAGGTTTTCCCTATTTGGTCAATGGCTGTTTCAGCAGTGATAACGGTCAGCGGTTATTATTACTGTAAGCATTACATGGTAAAGCAAATGAAAAAAATAGATTATTTAAAATAAGATATCCGGGGAGGAAAAGAAAAGTGGAGCTTCCGGTTCATTTATCAAAAGAATCAAGAGTCCCCATTTATCATCAGATAGCTGGTCAGGTTCAAGCCATGATAGCAAGTGGACAACTGGCTCCAGGTGCCCCCTTGCCTTCAATAAGAACGCTATCGAAGGATCTGGAAATCAGTGCAATTACCACTAGGAGAGCCTATCAGGATTTGGAACTGGAAGGTTTCATCACTACCATCCAGGGAAAAGGGACCTTCGTTGCAAAAGTGGAGGAAAGTCTCATTCGGAGTGTGAAAATCAAATCCGTCCAGCAAGCGATGGAGAAAAGCATTGAATCAGCACTTCAACAAAATTACACATTTGAAGAAATCGAGAGGATTTTTGCAGAACTGATTGACGAGCTTAAAATGAAAAAGGGAGGGGAAGGTTGATGACGACATCACTTGAAGTTCTTTCCGTTGAAAAGAAAATCGAGGATTTCTTGTTAGGACCGATTAACCTTACGCTTGAATCGGGTACAGTTACGGCTTTGGTCGGGAATAATGGTGCAGGGAAAAGTACACTGCTGAAAACGATCATGCAGCTGGCGAGACAGGATATGGGTGATATTATCGTTTTTGGATCGAATACGAACCAAGATGATGAAAGTTGGAAAAATAAAATAGCTTACCAGCCTCAAACTCTGATGGGCTGTGACTCTTTTACGGGAAATGAATTAATGGTCTTATTCTCTAAATGGTATCCGACTTGGGATGATACTAGGTTTGCGAGTATGGTGAAAACCTTCGAGATACCTATGAATAAGAAGTATGGAAAATTATCACAGGGTAATCAACAGAAGTTACTAGCATCCTTGATTTTGTCCAGAAATGTCCAATTATTGATTCTGGATGAACCGACCGCACATATGGATATCGTCTCAAAACGGAAGTACACGGACTTTTTGATTGAGTGGATGGAAAGGGGAGAAAAGACGATATTTATTTCCACTCATCAAATGGAGGATATCCGCAGGCTTGCCGATTACCTCATATTTATAAACCGGGGGCAAATGATAGGTGAATTCGAAAAGGATAAATTGGCTCAGCAGTATAAACGGTTCTGGATGGCAGAGGATTTGCCGCCAGTATCCATTCCGGGGGAGATTGAGAGAAAAGGTTTGCGGACGGTGACTTCCAATTCGCCTATAGAGGCAGAAGCTTATTTTCTGAAGGAAGGAATCAACTGGCACGCTGAGGAGTATTTAGACCTTGAGGAGGTTGTTACTTACTTGTTAAAGTAAGGCGCTCTCTAGCTTTTTTTAAAACTACTTTTATGTTTAAGAGAAGGTCCATCCTCGGATGGGCTTTTTTATGTTTATGGGAAACTAGCGAGATAGATTATTAATGGAATATCCGAACGTAAAAAGGACAAGCCGCATAATATATAGCAAGTCCGTAACTATCTTCAATGAAGTGGGCTTAATATGATAGAGAGGGGGGAAAAGCAATGATCAACTGGAGAGTCCGTCTTAAGAACCCGACGTTTATATTCACGGTACTCCTTCCTGGGCTTTTAATATTGGCGCAGATGGTTGCCGCATTCATAAACAATTTCATTACTCCTATAGGCTTTACCATTACTGATGATGCATTGAACGGGGCTTTGGGCATCATTAACTTCATAGCGCTTACATTCTTTGGGGTCGGCGGTGTGGTCGATCATACCACGAAAGGCATAAGTGACAGTGAGAATGCTAGAAAATACGAGGAGCCTAAATAATGGGCCTCGATTCTTTCATCTACTGAAGAGTAGAATCCACCAGAGAACACCGGACTAGTTACACACCGGCGATCTCTGGTTATTTGTTTTTTGCAAAGATTATGATGAACGAATTAAAAAATGATTTTTGGTCTGAAAACCGAAAGGCAACATACATTTAAAATTGTGGTTCATTTTCAGTTTAGGGAGGAAAAAGGATGAGTTATAGTTTACCAGTTTCAAAATGGCTTGCAGCCATAGTATTAATTGGAGCATTGATGGCGGCATTCATATTCAGTCCGGCTAATGCTTCAGCCTCTATCAATTATGGTGATGAAGTTGCCGCTTTGGCAAAGAAGCAGGTGGGGAGCAAATATAAATATGGGGGGACGACACCAAAAGGATTTGATGCTAGCGGTCTTACCCAGTATGTATATAAAAATGCCGCGACAGAAATGAAGATTCCAAGAACGAGTGCCGAACAGTATAAAATAGGAAAGGCTTTGAAACAAAAAGACTTAAAAGCGGGTGATTTGGTCTTCTATGCCACCGGTAAGAAAGGGCAGGTCTCTTTTGTAGGAATCTATTATGGAAATGGTACATTTGTCGGGACCACCACCAAAGGGGTCAAGGTGGTCAAAATGAGTGATAAGTATTGGAAAGAAAAATATATAGGGGCAAAACGAGTCATTAAGTAACAAGCTGAATTTCATATGAAAAAAGTCGAGCAAAAAAAAAGGGCATCGAAAATCCGATGCTCTTTTTGCTAGTCATATCCGGGGGGCATTCATTCAATGATGATATCCGTTAAAACAACATTGCCATTACGGACCTTTACCACGGCCACTGAAGGATTGGCCAATGCGTCCTTCTCCATCTCTTTTGCCTTTTCTTCGGATGCGAAATAATTGTCCAGACCGTATCTGATCTGTATGGTTTCCGCATTTTGAAGCTCATATGGGATTTCCAATTCCCCTTTTAGGTAAACGCCTTTGGCGGGTTTTTCTTTCGTTACGTAATCAACATCGTATAGTCCATCAGAGTTTTGTTTTAAACGTACATATACCTTTTTATAATCACCCATCTTCCTTGTATTGAACTCGGTTTTAATCGAGTCATCGACTTGGGATGGTTTAACGGATTCAATTTCGTATTTCAAAGCCACATAGCTTCCCCTAAATAAGTCAGTCGGATCAACCGGGGCTGTTTTGATTTTGATTACATCTCCTGTCATTGTTGTCCAGACCGGAGGAATCGCCAAGACTAACAGAATCAAGACTGGAATGGAAAATATGAAGAGTGGACGGAATGATGGATTATTCATTGAGTTCCCCTCCCTTTTTTCGTTGATTTTCAAAGAAGAAGCCAAAACCGATAAGCATGATTCCACCGATAATGAATGTAAGCGATTTTGGCAGGAAGTCAAAGGAGTAGATGTAATATCTGAAAATCAGTGCACATATTATCACGATGCTGGTCAAACTGCCTTTTAGAATGAGATAAAGCAGAAAAACGAAATAAGCTAAAGGGAACCAGATTGAAAAATCAAAGGTTAGGAAGAGTGCCGTAATACCATGTAAGATATGCCCTTGTATGTGGGTGATGTTTTGTAATTTGGCTCTTACAGGAATATAGGCAAGCACGATTCCCAGTACAAACAGAATAGAAAGCACAATCGTATTCGAATTTTCAACATCCAGCTTCGGCACGAATTCCATAAGAAATAAGGCAATTGTATTGATGGCTAAAGCGTTAATGAAAAAGGTCAGATATTTAGGGTAATCGAATTTCTTTAACAAAATGTATAAAGCCGGTAGAAATATAAGAATGGCAAGCGGATAAGACGTTTCATCAGCGAATATACTTCCGTTAATATAAATGAAAAGCAGGAAAGATGTAAAAAGGAGGATGAAGACATCCTTCAAATAGTATCCAATGAATGCCGTTCCAATCGCCCATAATAAAAAGGAACTGTTGAAATTGATGGTAATATTAAACATCTGCTCGATTAGAAAAATTCCTGCACCAAAAATCAGAATACCTGCATAATGCAGACTTCGTGACGTTTTGGGAAAGCGTACCTGCACCTTCACGCCAGCAAAATTCACTCCGATGAGGCATGCAATGATAAGCAGGAATTTAACCGCTTTACTTAAATAGATCCAGTTACTGGCTACGAAGGTCAATATGCCTAAACCTAAAAGAAGTGCCCCAATGGATAATAGAATAGTGATGAAGCTCAAATTACCTTTTATATCATAGGAACCTAACATCCTCACTTTCTCTTGCTGGGAGATGACTCCTTCCTTTTCAAGGTAATTAAATTCATGTTCAAGAAACTCGAATTGCTTTTTCGTTATTTCTTTGTTGGCCAAAGTAACTCCTCCTTCCACATTTTACTATTATACATCGTATTCTCTTACAGCTTTGAATATAATGTTAATTTTCTTCTACCCTAATTGGAATGCATGTAAGACCAAAAAAATATTTTCAGTACCTTGCAATAAACAATACCGTGTGGTAAATTATTTACATAAGATGTATTGTTCGGTGTTCAGTACTGTCTATTGAACTATACTAAAAGACTCTTGGAAGGAGTGATGGTGCTTTGAATGTACAATTTAAAAAGGGTGTCCTGGAACTGTGTGTCCTGGCCTTATTGGATAAGCAGGATCGTTATGGTTATGAACTTGTACAGAAGATTTCGGATCAAATTGAAATATCGGAAGGGTCGGTATATCCACTTTTGCGACGATTGACGAAGGAAGAGTATTTTACGACTTATTTGCAAGAATCAACAGAAGGGCCTCCGCGCAAGTATTATAAGTTAACCGACAAAGGCCGGAGATACCTTCAAGAGCTGCTGATGGAATGGAATGAATTTTCCAATGGGGTCAACCAATTAATCAAGGAAGGTGTGAACCAATGAATAAAGAACAGTTTTTAAAACAATTGAATGCCTCTTTAACCAGACTTTCCTTAGAGGAACGGGAAGATATCCTCCAAGATTACGAAGAGTATTTCGCAATTGGAATGGAAAAAGGGAAGTCAGAGCAGGAAATCTCCACCTCCCTTGGGAATCCTAAACAGATTTCCAAGGAGCTGATGGCATCCTATCATCTTGGCCAGGTCGAACAAACGACTTCTGCCGGTAATGTAATGCGGGCAGTTTGGGCAGTCATTGGTTTGGGATTCTTTAATTTAGTGATCGTTTTGGGACCTTTTATAGCATTGGTTGGAGTTGTCATTGCAGGCTGGACTTCGGCGATAGCATTCATTCTTGCTCCGTTTGGCGCTCTTTTCAACCTTGCGATAGGTAACTTTCAGTTTTTCGACCTGTTCTTCGCATTGGGACTAAGCGGGATTGGCATTTTCATTGCCATGGGAATGTTTGTTGCTACGAGTGCTTTAACCAAAGGGTTCATTCGCTATTTAAAATTTAACGCTTCCCTTGTGAAAGGCGGTTTGAAAAATGATTAATGCTAAAAAATTATCGATTATTGCACTTGTATTGTTATTGGTCGGAGTGATAGGAAGTCTGTTTACGTTTTCCCAGGTTATGGACCAGAAGGCGACTACAGAGGAAAAAACGATTTCAGAAATCGTGACGGATGTTCAAATCGACACTGACAATGCAGTTGTAGAGATTCTTCCAACGAAGGATAAGGAGACCCGGATTGAGTTGGTTTCAAAAGGGGTGAATGTTTCCAAGTTGGATTTCACTGCAGATGTGGAAGGAAAGAAGCTTTCGGTAAAATTAGAAGACCGAAGTACCTTTAGCTTTGGTTTTCATATACAATCCTTACATTTAAAAGTATTTGTACCTGATAAATCTTATAAATCCTTTGTCGTCGAGTCTGATAATGGAAAAATGCAAATATCAGGATTGAAAAGTGAAAATCTAATGGTTGAATCTCAAAATGGCCGGGTTGAACTGAATGATATAGTAACCGAAAAAGTCGAAGTGAAATCTGCTAATGGGAAACTAGATCTTAATAATGTAGAGGGAAAACTGGTTGGGTCATCGAATAATGGTAAAATCACATTGGTCACGAAAGACTTGGATAGGATGATCGATCTCGAATGTAATAACGGTAAAATCATGATTAAAACGGAGAATGAACCAACAAATACAACTTTCGATGTTCATGTCGACAATGGGAAAGTAGATATCCTTGGTAAGCATGAGGGAAATACTGTCATTGGCAAAGGTGAAAACTTAGTGAAATTGGAAGCGAATAATGGGAAAATCGAGATAACGAAATAGTCGTGAAGCATGAAAAAGCCGACCCAATTGGGATCGGCTTTTTCAATTATGCGGCCATTTTTTTTTCATAAACAGAAGCTAATATTTGTTGGAACAAAGTACTGATCGGCTAGAGAGGAATTGACGAGTTTCCAATAATAGAGAAGATGCTAGTGGTTTTTCATTTTATAATAGCGTGGGTAATTTGCTAGAAGTGGTCCCCCTTCTAAGGAAATAATGAAAAACATTTTAATGTTTTTACTTTTCTAAGTGTTTATAAGGTTCTCCTTCTTCATTACTATACGAATCTCTTCATGCTGTTTCTCAGTCTTATGTAATAATTGTCCCGTAAAGAAATTGTTGGGATAATGCGCCGCTGGAAAGTCTTTTGGCAACTTTAAGGTTTTGGCGGAATAAAAAAATATACTAATTTAATGGATGTTACGGGAGAAGTTTCGAAGAAGAATATAATGTTCATCGTTATCAATCGGGATTTTTACAAAACCGGGACCAATTATTAGCCGCTTAAGCACTTTTTATAATGTTCGTAGAATGGAGCCCAGTGTCATACTGGGCTTTTATTTATATATATATATTTAGGTGCACGAAATAAATCATTCGCTTATTTTAACCAATTTTAGTAAACTGGCAATGACTATTTTAATTAGAAGGTGAAGGGATATGAGGGAAACCTTAGTGGATGAACGGGTAAGAGGGTCTGATAAAATCTGGACACGTGATTTCATCATGATCTGTTTGGCAAATATGTGCATCTTCATGGGGTTTCAAATGACGATGCCGACCCTCCCGCTGTTTGTTGAGCAGCTTGGTGGTGACGACCGCCTGGTGGGGGCTGTTCTTGGAATCTTCACTTTTTCGGCCTTGCTTGTTCGGCCAATTGCCGGCAGATTATTGGAGACGAAGGGAAGACGCATCGTTTTTCTTATTGGGTTAGCCATTTTCGCATTGTCAGTGGGTTCCTTCGGTTTTATGGGGAGCATCGGCTTGTTATTCATGATGCGGATTGTACAGGGCGTCGGCTGGGGATTTTCTTCAACGGCTTCAGGAACGATTGCTTCCGATATCATCCCTGCGAAACGACGTGGTGAGGGGATGGGTTATTACGGATTATCGGGTAACTTAGCACTGGCATTCGGGCCATCATTAGGTCTTTTTCTAGTTACGGTCCTTCCGTTTCAAGAGTTGTTTCTGATTTGTTCATTATTAGGCTTGTTTGCCATCATTACTGCATCACTTATTCGATATCAAAAAGTGGAAAGTGATCCATCGACGGCAGTGGCAGCCAAAAGGTTTGATATATATGAAAAAAGTGCCCTTCAGCCATCTTTGCTCATTTTCTTCATTTCCGTTACATTTGGTGGAATTGCAACCTTCCTGCCCCTTTATACAGCGGAAAAAGGTGTAGATGGGATCCAGTGGTACTTTTTGGTATATGCAATGGCCCTCATGGTCACGAGATTATTTGCGGGCCGATTATATGACCGAAGGGGACATCGTGCAGTATTTGTGCCCTCAACATTACTCATCATGACTGGGATGCTACTGCTCGCGTGGATGCCTAATGAAGCAGTCCTTTACACCGCTGCAGTGCTTTATGGATTTGGATTCGGTTCTGTTCAGCCGGCGCTGCAGGCATGGTCGATTGAAAAGACGGCACCTAATCGGAAGGCGATGGCGAATGCAACATACTTTTCATTTTTCGATCTTGGAGTGGGTATAGGTGCTATCGTGTTCGGGCAGATAGGCTTCCTCTTCGGCTATAGAAGCATCTATATCACGGCAGCCGCCTCGATTTTCATTTCAATGATCGTTTATCTATGCATTATCAGGAGCGAGGATAAAGTAAAATCAATGGAAAGACGCTGAATGGCTTCAATGGAAGTCATTCTTTTTTTTGAGTCAGGAGGAACACCACTG
It contains:
- a CDS encoding ABC transporter ATP-binding protein yields the protein MTTSLEVLSVEKKIEDFLLGPINLTLESGTVTALVGNNGAGKSTLLKTIMQLARQDMGDIIVFGSNTNQDDESWKNKIAYQPQTLMGCDSFTGNELMVLFSKWYPTWDDTRFASMVKTFEIPMNKKYGKLSQGNQQKLLASLILSRNVQLLILDEPTAHMDIVSKRKYTDFLIEWMERGEKTIFISTHQMEDIRRLADYLIFINRGQMIGEFEKDKLAQQYKRFWMAEDLPPVSIPGEIERKGLRTVTSNSPIEAEAYFLKEGINWHAEEYLDLEEVVTYLLK
- a CDS encoding C40 family peptidase → MSYSLPVSKWLAAIVLIGALMAAFIFSPANASASINYGDEVAALAKKQVGSKYKYGGTTPKGFDASGLTQYVYKNAATEMKIPRTSAEQYKIGKALKQKDLKAGDLVFYATGKKGQVSFVGIYYGNGTFVGTTTKGVKVVKMSDKYWKEKYIGAKRVIK
- a CDS encoding LL-diaminopimelate aminotransferase, which produces MNMTPSEKVGRFTTGIFSELATRKQEAMKRGMDVIDLSVGSPDLPPPDFVVETLVKYAKDPNSYGYTLKGTPEFHEAVRYFYQQRYGVELDAEKEVLQLMGSQDGLAHLATAMINPGDYVLVPDPGYPIYEASVELAGGIIHPMPLTADNGFLPQLNEIPDEIVQKTKMMIISYPGNPVTSLADEVFFSEVISFAEKNEILVVHDFAYSELIFDNHPQISFMSIPGAKEVGIEFNSLSKTFNMAGCRIGYAVGNRDALNILGTLKSHIDYGVFYPIQKAAEMALTSNLSLLSDQVKEYESRRDALISGLADGGWHVPKTSATMFIWAQIPAGWKSRDFSYALIEKAGVTVVPGDAFGKQGEGYVRMALVQPVERLTEAAERIRWFLKGN
- a CDS encoding phage holin → MINWRVRLKNPTFIFTVLLPGLLILAQMVAAFINNFITPIGFTITDDALNGALGIINFIALTFFGVGGVVDHTTKGISDSENARKYEEPK
- a CDS encoding GDYXXLXY domain-containing protein; translation: MNNPSFRPLFIFSIPVLILLVLAIPPVWTTMTGDVIKIKTAPVDPTDLFRGSYVALKYEIESVKPSQVDDSIKTEFNTRKMGDYKKVYVRLKQNSDGLYDVDYVTKEKPAKGVYLKGELEIPYELQNAETIQIRYGLDNYFASEEKAKEMEKDALANPSVAVVKVRNGNVVLTDIIIE
- a CDS encoding TIGR01777 family oxidoreductase yields the protein MLKKVVLAGGTGFVGQYFERHFRNLGYEVRIISRQTPHIGWEDKEGIRETIDNSDMLINLAGKTVNCRYNVKNKQEILDSRTDTTEVLGQAIEQCENPPSLWINSSTATIYRHAEDKPMTEEDGVIGSGFSVDVAKAWERSFFDFQLPKTRQIALRIAIVLGDGGVMTPYRNLVKFGLGGHQGSGNQKFSWIHIEDLFNIVLFLRKNEELSGVFNCSSPHPVTNRELMAHLRKIMNKKIGMPCPTPMLEMGAFFMGTETELILKSRWVIPERLEKEGYAFKFHHLEEALEQILRSTN
- a CDS encoding DinB family protein, whose product is MKSIELIILNMEEVRRRNIKLWTSIPKDTLHWKPDDKAMSCLEMVRHVLDSEHYYHLSIKNQGSLPVYESPFEKQPLISVEAELNFAEPYRRDFLETIVSFSEDDLSNIKIDRSNVGYIRDLGDMLLRIAYHESVHTGQLLDYLRTAGVPRISVWD
- a CDS encoding GntR family transcriptional regulator produces the protein MELPVHLSKESRVPIYHQIAGQVQAMIASGQLAPGAPLPSIRTLSKDLEISAITTRRAYQDLELEGFITTIQGKGTFVAKVEESLIRSVKIKSVQQAMEKSIESALQQNYTFEEIERIFAELIDELKMKKGGEG
- a CDS encoding GNAT family N-acetyltransferase; amino-acid sequence: MYFFRDWKPKKDIKKLTDITVKNFRVSSDKANEILQKSHKVLVICNDKGKVVGFLCYNLYLYKVAHINYVILDKKYRGKGILQSLLPELVAYVRKKGILVVSGFVNKNNPEALQKFKGLGFKPILIYHDDILIQSLI